CACGGCCACCAGCAGCCCGCTCTCATAGCTGGGCTGGATGAGGAGCTTCTGGATGACCGGCATGATGATGGCCAGCGGGTGTTGGCGGCGGTATTCCTCAAGCTCGTCGAGGTCCATGGCCACGGGAGCTTCGGGCTGGTCCGGGTTCGCCTTGAACTGCGCGGAACGCTGCCAGGACTCCTTGATTAGGCTACGCAAACCGGAAAGCTCCGTGGCATCTGGAAGCCCAAAGCGCCACGTATCAATTTGCTCATGGCCAGCGCGGGCATGGCGCTGCAACAGCTCGGCGACATCATTGACCGAAGCTGCCGGATGGATCGGATTCTTCATCGAACTCCCAAAACCGGACGCAGCACAGTATCGGCCAGTCTAGTTGCGAGCCGAGGCTTTGCCTATGGGGCGACGCCGAGTAAGGGTCGTCCGGTCGAATTCGCGGCTGCGGGCCGAAGGCTAGGTTCCGGAACGCAGCCCACGGTCCGCACCCACGGTTTCGGCAGGGAACGGCGTCGGAGAGCCGTTAGCCCCGCGAGATCTCGATCATGTCCTCGCGCGGAACCACCTTGATGCGTTCGCGTACGACGCCGGCGTCCGGGTTTTCGGCTGTCCATGCGGCGCCGAGGGCTACTTCGTGCGCATCGAGCTTGTTCCAGCCTTCCCAGGTGGTGTACTCGATGCCCCGCTCTTCAAGGAGGTTGATGATGGCCTGCGGGTCCGGGTTTTCGGCCGGGGGCAGCGTGAGGCGGTCCTCCAGGAGGCAGCCGATGGTCTCCAGCGCGTCGCCCTTGGTGTGTCCGATCAGGCCGACGGGTCCGCGCTTGATCCAGCCGGTGGCGTAGATACCGGGTACCGGCTTGCCGTCGGCGCCCAGCACCCGTCCGCCGTCGTTGGGGATGACCCCGCGGCGGGCGTCGTACTCAAGCTCGTCCAGCGGGGAACCGTGGTAACCGATGGCGCGGTAGACGGCCTGGATCGGATAGTCCACGAACTCGCCGGTGCCCTTGACATTGCCCGTGCCGTCCAGCTGCATGCGCTCGAACTTGATGCTGGAGACCTTCCCGGAGCCGTCTTCGGAAACGATCTCCACCGGGCTGTGCAGGAAATGCAGGTGCAGGCGGCGGGACGAGGGCTGCTCGGCTTCGGCATGTTCCTCGACGAGCCAGTTAGTCAGCGTGTTGACCATGGTCTTGATCTGGTTGTTGCTGCGGATGGCCTCGTCTGAAGCTTCGTCAAACTCGAAATCTTCCGGGTACAGCACAATGTCCACGTCGTTGGAGTGCGAGAGCTCGCGCAGTTCCAGCGGAGTGAACTTGATCTGGGCGGGACCGCGACGCCCGAAGACATGCACGTCCGTGACCGGGGAGGCTTTGAGGGCGGCATAGACGTTGTCCGGGATTTCGGTCACCAGGAGGTCATCTGCGTGCTTCGAGAGCATGCGGGCCACGTCCAGCGCGACGTTGCCGTTGCCGATGACTGCCACTTCCTTGGCATCCAGGGGCCACTCGCGGGGCACGTCCGGGTGTCCGTCATACCAGGAGACGAAGTCGGCTCCGCCGAAGGAGCCTTCCAGCTCGATGCCGGGGATGTTCAGCTCCGCGTCCTTGATGGCCCCCGTGGAGAAGATCACCGCGTCGTAGAAGGCGCGGAAGTCGTGCAGCGTGAGGTCGCGGCCGTAGGTCACGTTGCCCAGGAAGCGGATGTCTCCGCGGTCCAGGACCTTGTGGAGCGCGTTGACGATGCCCTTGATGCGGGGGTGGTCCGGCGCCACGCCATAGCGGATCAGGCCGTACGGTGCGGGGTATGCCTCGAAAAGGTCGATGCTGACCTCGACGTCGCCGTCCTTGACCTCATTCGATTTGGTCAGGATATCCGCGGCGTACACGCCGGCCGGCCCTGCGCCGACAATAGCGACGCGCAATGGACGTTTTGAGGTGGTTTCGGCCGAGTTGGACACCGTGAACCCTTCTGAGACGGGAATCCGCCCCGCGTGGTGGGGCGCGCAGTTTCCAATTCTAGTTCTCAGTTGCGGCCGGAGTGTCAGTACGTGGCGGGAGGTGACACAACCGGGCGAGGAAACTCACAATAACTTTCCGGCCGTACGGTCAGGAATACGTTCGCAAAGTGTGATGTTGTTGACTTTGTGTCTACGCCCGAGCAAACCGTGCCTGCCCAGTCCGCCACCAGTGCTTCCAGCGCTTCGAATGCTTCGGCTACAGCAGCCGCCGCCGCTGCCACGGCCAAGAAGGAGACGACGGCGGGTGTGGTGTTCGGTATCGGGGCGTACGGCCTGTGGGGGCTGCTTCCGCTCTACTTCCTGGTGTTGCAACCCGCCAGTGCAGTGGAAATCGTCGCGAACCGGGTGGTGTGGTCGCTCATTTTCTGCGCCCTTCTCATCACCATCACCCGGACGTGGCGCCTCCTCGGCAATGCCTTCAGGGACCGGACGGTCCTGGGGCCACTCGCCGTCGCTGCCGGACTGATCGCCATCAACTGGCTGACCTACACCTTCGGCGTCACCACCGGACATGCGGTCGAAGCCTCGCTCGGCTACTTCATCAATCCGCTCGTGTCGGTGCTCCTTGGCGTGTTCGTCCTGAAGGAAAAGCTCCGCCCGCTCCAGTGGGCCGCCGTCGGGATCGGCTTCATCGCCGTCGGCGTCTTGACGGTTTCCTATGGCAAGCTGCCGTGGATCGCGCTGGTCCTGGCGTTCAGCTTTGGACTTTACGGTTTCGTGAAGAAGCGCGTGGGGCCCAAGGTCAACGCCATCACGAGCCTCACCGTGGAGACCGTGGTCCTCGCGCCGATCGCCGGCGCCACCATGATTGTCCTCGGCCTCACGGGAGCCGGGACTTTGGGAAGCAACGGCCCGGGCCACTTCTGGCTATTGGCGGCTTCAGGCATCATCACGGCCGTGCCGCTCCTGTTCTTCGGTGCCTCCGCACGCCGCCTTCCCATGACCACCATCGGCCTGCTGCAATACTTCGCGCCGGTACTCCAGTTCATCGTGGCGCTGGCCGTCTTCCACGAGGCCATGACCCCCGACCGTTGGGTTGGCTTCGGGATCGTGTGGCTGGCGTTGCTGCTCCTGACCCTCGATATGCTGCGCACGGCACGCAAGAACTCGGTCATCAGGAAAAGCGCACGGCTCAGTGGGGCCTAGGACCCCCGGACATGCTCAGCGCTACCCAGCACCAATGGACATGCTCATTGGCGTCCACTGGACATGCTCATTGTTAAACGCAAGGGATGGACATAGTCGCACTATGTCCATCCCTTGAACCTAGAGGCGGGCATGTCCACCTGAAGGTTGTGGCTAAGCGTTGGCCTTGATGGCCGCTGCCAGGACCTCGAGGCCGTCCAGGAGCAGTTCGTCGCTGATGACAAGCGGCGGCAGCAGACGGATCACGTTGCCGTAGGTGCCGCAGGTCAGGATGATGACGCCTTCCTGGAGGCACGCGGCGGCAACAGCCTTGGTCAGTTCCGCGTTCGGTTCCTTGGATCCGGCCTGGACCAGTTCGATCGCCAGCATGGCACCGCGTCCACGGACGTCGCCGATCGCGGGAACCTCAGCAGCAAGTTCACGCAAGCGGCCGAGTGCGATTTCCTCGATGTGGCGTGCGCGGGCGTTGAGGTCGTGCTGTTCCATGGTGCCGATGGCAGCAAGAGCCGCAGCACAGGCAACCGGGTTGCCACCGTAGGTGCCGCCGAGGCCGCCCGGGTGGACGGCGTCGAGCAGGTCAGCGCGGCCTGTGATCGCGGACAACGGGAGGCCGCCGGCAATGCCCTTGGCCATGGTGATGATGTCCGGGACAACACCCTCGTGGTTGACGGCGAACCATTCACCCGTGCGGCAGAAACCGGACTGGACCTCGTCCGCAATGAAGACGATGCCCTTGTCCTTGGCCCATGCGGACAGTGCCGGCAGGAAGCCCTCGGCGGGAACAATGAAGCCGCCCTCGCCCTGGATCGGTTCGATGATGATCGCGGCAACCTGGTCGCCGCCGATCTGCTTCTCGATCATGGTGATGGCGCGCTTGGCGGCCTCGGCACCGGTGATCTCCGGGTTTTCCTCGCGGAACGGGTAGCTCATCGGCATGCGGTAGACCTCGGGCGCGAACGGGCCGAAGTTGGTCTTGTACGGCATGGCCTTGGCGGTGAGTGCCATGGTCAGGTTGGTGCGGCCGTGGTAGGCGTGGTCGAAGGCGACGACGGCGTCACGGCCGGTTGCCAGGCGCGCCACCTTGACGGCGTTCTCCACTGCTTCGGCACCGGAGTTGAAAAGCACGGTGCGCTTCTCGTGGTCGCCCGGGGTGAGGCGGTTCAGCTGCTCGGCGACGGCGACATAGCCCTCGTACGGCGTGACCATGAAACAGGTGTGGGTGAAGTGCGCTGCAGCGTCCTGGACGGCTGCGACGACGGCGGGATCCGAAGCGCCCACGCTGGTCACCGCGATGCCCGAGCCGAGGTCGATGAAGGAGTTGCCGTCGACGTCGCGGATGATGCCGCCATCGGCGTCCTCAACGTAAACGGGCACGCCCGAGGACACGCCGGCCGCGACGACGGCCGCGCGGCGCTCGTTCAGGGCCTGTGACCTGGGGCCGGGGAAGGCGCCGTTGATGCTGCGCTTCTGGTCCAGGCGGTAGGTGATTTCATGTGCTGTTGCGGTCATGATGGTTCTTTCTTTCTTACTTTTGCGTGCCGTGTGCCGGCTATGGGGCCACGCCGGCAGGGTTCCCTGGCCGAAGCGGAGCGAGGTTAGGGTGCCGGTGGGGATTAGGCGTCCAGTGCAGACATGACGTGCTTGATGCGCGTGTAGTCCTCGACGCCGTACATGGACAGGTCCTTGCCGTAACCGGACTGCTTGAAGCCGCCGTGGGGCATCTCAGCGGTCAGCAGGATGTGGGTGTTGATCCAGACCGCGCCGAAGTCCAGGTCGCGGCTCATCCGCATGGCGGTGCCGTGGTCCGTGGTCCAGACGCTGGAAGCCAGGGCGTATTCGACATCGTTGGCCAGCTCGAGTGCCTCGGCTTCGGTGGTGAACTTCTGGACGGTGATGACGGGTCCGAAGGTTTCCTTCTGGACGACGTCGTCGCTCTGCTTGGCGCCGGTGATGATGGTGGGCTCGAAGAAGAAGCCCTTGTCACCGGCACGGTGGCCGCCGGTTTCGATCTTGCAGTTGGCCGGCAGGTGCTCCACTACCGAGTTCACGGCATTGAAGTGGTTCACGTTGTTGAGCGGGCCGAAGTAGTTTTCCTCGTCGTTCTGCGAACCAGTGTGCAGCGTCTTGGTGTGTTCCACCATGGCGGCAACCACGTCGTCGTGGATCGAATCTTCAATCAGCACGCGGGTGATGGCCGTGCAGTCCTGGCCGGCATTGAAGAAGGCGAATTCGGCGATGGCCGCTGCGCTCTTCTTGATGTCGGCATCCTTGAAGACTATGGCCGGGGCCTTGCCGCCAAGTTCCAGGTGGGCACGCTTGAGGCCCTTGGCCGCCCCGCTGGCCACGGCAATGCCGGCACGTACGGAACCCGTGATCGAGACGAGGCCCGGGACCTTGTGCTCCACCATCATGGAGCCGGTGGCCGCGTTGCCGAGGACCACGTTGAGAACGCCGGCCGGGAAGATCTCCCCCGCCAGGCGGGCCAGGACCAAGGTGGATTCCGGAGTGGTGTCGGAGGGCTTGAGAACAACGGTGTTGCCTGCTGCGAGGGCGGGGCCGATCTTCCAGATGCCCATGAGGAACGGGTAGTTCCAGGGTGCAACCTGGGCGACGACGCCGATCGGTTCGCGGCGGACGTACGAGGTGTGGCCCTCGAAATACTCGCCGGCGGACTTGCCTTCCATGATGCGCGCGGCGCCGGCGAAGAAGCGGAGCTGGTCCGCACCAGCGGCAACTTCCTCGGATGCGATGAGGGCGCGGACCTGGCCGGTGTTGCGGTGCTGTGCCTCAACGAGCTCATCGCTGTTGGCCTCGATAGCATCGGCGAGCTTGAGCAGCATGAGCTGTCGCTGGCCTGGAGTGACATGCTTCCAGGACTTGAAGGCTTCCTTCGCCGCGTTCATGGCCGCATCGACGTCGGCCGCCGTGGAGATAGGCGCGTGAGCGACAATCTCCCCGTTGGTGGGGTTCACGATGTCGAGCAGTTCGGTGCCTGCCGGCGTGACGAACTCGCCGTTGATGAAGTTCTGCAAGGTTTGGACCACGGTGTACAACCTCTTTCGGTGTCTAGGCATTGGTTGCAGCTGCTCCGAGCCTATGCCAGCACCCCGCGGCGCGGAATAGTCAGGTGCACACCCCGACCACCCCGACTTAGTGCGAATGACCAGTGCCGGGATATCCTTTTTGGCATGGCAATGTCACTCGCCGCGCTCGTCGCCGTCCCCTCTCTGCGGCTCCGGAAAGCCGGCCTCGCGGAAACCACTTGGAACGAAGATATCCGTTGGGTGGCCGTGACCGAGCAGGAGGATCCCCAACGCTTCCTCAACGGCGGCGAGCTGATCCTGACCACCGGCCTCAGGCTCAGCGGGGCCGCGGAACAGCGCCGCTTCGTGCGCCAGGTACAGCGCGCGGGAGCCGTCGGCATCGGCTTCGGCACCGGGCTGACCCACGAGTCCGTGCCCCCCGCCCTCATTGCGGAAGCGAACCGCTGGGGCCTGCCCCTCGTGGAAGTCCCGTACGAAACCCCTTTCATCGCCATCGGCAAACTCGTGGCCGACTCCCAGTCCGCCGACCACTACTCGAAGCTGGAGCGCCTCATCGCCGGCCACCAGATCCTGGCCCGGGCCTTGCTGACCGGTGGCGGACTCGGCGAACTGCTCAAGCAGTTGGGCAGCATGCTCCGGACCGACATCGCGCTCACGCAGTTCAGTGCCCAGCTCTACAACAGCGTGGCCGGCAACCCCGCACCGACGGCCGACGACTGGGCGTCCTTCCCCATCCCAACCGGCCGCCGCGACGCCTGCACCCTATGGATCAAGCAGCCCTTCGGCGACACCGGAATCGTCAGTTATGCGCAGAACCTGATCAGCGTGGAACTCAACAACATGGTCAAGCAGCGCCAGAGCCAGCGGGCCCTGGCGGGCCAGGTGCTGGACGACGTCATCCACGGAACCCTGGACACGGTGGAGGGCGCCCGCCGCCTGGCCGGCGTCGGAATCAACAGCACCCGCAAGAACGTGGTGCTGCTGGTGGTCTCGGCCGCCCACCACAAACAACTCGGTAGCACCTCGCTTCCGCAATCGCTCGACGGCGGGGTGACCGCCGTCGTCGGGAAGGACCTGGTGACGGTAGTGCCCGACGACGGCAGTTCCGCGAGCGCGCTCGCGAAGGACCTCAGTGATCACCTTTTGGAAGCCGGGATCCACGCGGCGATCGGGATCGGCGGCGCCTACACGAAGCCGAACGGCGTGCGCTGGAGTTACTTCGAAGCGCGCGACGCCGTGGCGCACGGCCTGCCGGTCAACGAACCTGAGCGGCTCAGCCTGACCTCGCTGTTGCTGGCCAGCGAGGATGTGCCGCTGGCGGACATGGCCAGCGAGGCGCTCACTCCCCTGCGCAAGTTCGACGCCGCGCACGGCTCCGAGCTCGTTCCGACCCTGGAAAGCTACCTCAACCACAATGGTTCGGTGGCCGCCGTCGCCGAAGCCCTGACCCTGCACCGCAATACGGTGCGCTACCGCTTGGCGCAAATCACGGACCTCACCGGCTACGATCCTGCCCAGACGCCGGACCGGGTGCAGTTGTGGCTTGCCCTGGCTGTGCAACGGCTGGGATCGCGCAACCCGCGCTGAGGGCTTTTCGCGGCCCGGCTGAGACCCGAGGATCGGTAGCCGGACCGCGACGGGGGCCTAGCGGAAGATGTCGGCGGCAACACCCATGATGATTCTGTCCCCGGGCGTCGACTTTTGCAGGAAGTCCACAACAGCCCAATCGTCCAGCGATATGCATCCAGCGGTTGGAACCTTGTTTTCGTGCAGGAAGATCGCAAATCCGGCGTCTTGGGTGATCGGCGAGTCCGGCGGACGGTTGTAGTTGAGGACGGCCCCTTGCCGGTAATCATGCTGGGGGCGGGTTGCGAAGTACCACATGTTCTCGTCATAGCCCACCCACGAGCTGGACTCGAAGTACGTGTTGTAAGTGTCGGTCCATGGATTTCCACCCCAGCGTGAACGGGGATTCAACATGCGGTACGGAAGGGCCGTCCCTGGATTACCCAGGCCGAATGCCTCCGTAACGGAGAACCAGCCCGTGGGCGAGTAGTTGTAGCGGGTAGGACCGGAGGCAACCCCAGGCGGCTTGAATCCACTGGCCCCCACAAATCCGTTCGTGGTCCACTCAGTTACATACGTTCCTGCCACCCGCTTGCAATACGCAACACCAGCGTAGGACTGGCCATAGGCTGCCGTGTACACCAAGGTCACGTGGTTGGCATCGCCGGAAGGGTACTTCACCCGGCCATCGTTCAAACCCGTGCACTCGCTGTGCCGGTAGTCTCGGGCCCCGGCTGGCGTCCACGTCAAATATCCGCCTTGGAAGGCTTGGACACATTCACCGTTGATGCACGTCTCGGGGGTGGCCGGATAGCCGAGGTACCCCAAATGCCAGCCCATTTGCTCGTATTTCGCCTTCATGCCTCCCCGGATGGGTTGCGCACCGGTGACCGGCGACCAGAAAATCAGGCCGCCTTGGAACCACTGGTAACACCCGCCGCCGCGCTGCCCGCACACCTCGCCTTCGAGGGGATAGCCTAGATAGCCGCCCGTCAGCCCGCCCATGTTGTCGTACTGGGAACGGATGCCGCCGTTGACGCCATTCGCCCCGGTCTGCGGCGACCAGTAGATGGTGCCGCCTTGGAACTGCTGAAGGCAACCGGATGCTGGCTGGCCGCAGATTTCGTCGGAAACGGGATAGCCAAACCGCCCGTTTTCGAAGCCCGCACTGGCCCACGCAGAGCGAATGCCGCCGTGGCTTGTCCGTGCCCCGCTGGCCGGTGACCAGATGATGGCTCCGTGCTGGTACATCTGGTAACAGCCATTGGCCTTGAGTCCGCAGGTCTCGCGGGTTGTCGGATACCCCAGCCAGCCAGATTCAGCTCCGGCCGCAGCAAACGCTGCGCCAATAGCCCCTGGTGTCCACACTCCGGACGCTCCCGACGCCGAACTCCAGAGAATTCTCAGATTCCCGAAGCTTTGCTGGCACCCGGAGTTCACCAAATCGCATAGTTCCGGGCTCGTGGGGTACCCCGCTTGGGCGTAGCCACCATATAAGCGGAAAAAGGCGTCACCGATGCCGCCTTTGGTCCAGACAGTCTGGGGACCGCCGAGCGCGCTCCAGGTGATATCCAAACCACTGGAGAACTTCTGATAGCAGCCATTGCTATCGCATTTTTCCTCGCCGAGGGGATAGCCGAACGCGGAAAGCTGTCCGCTTTCGTGCCATCGGGGCCCGGTCTTTCCTGCCGTGAGCAGCACCGCGTTGGCACCAGTGAGCGGCGTGGAATAGATGCTCCCGCCAGTGAACACCTGGACGCAAAGGAGATTCTGATCGCAAGATTGATCCGCTGTCGCGGCCCCCAAAGGTCCCCCCGCACCGCCCAGTAGCTGCCATTTGGCCGCGATCGCTCCTGTAGGAACGATGTCGACGGCTGTCGCAGCGAGGTTCGGCGGGGCTCCGGGCGCCACGTCCCGGGTCGGAGCGGGCGCGGGCACCGAGGAGGGCGCCGTTGGCGCCGTTGTCGCTGGCATCCCCGTC
This genomic interval from Arthrobacter sp. FW306-2-2C-D06B contains the following:
- a CDS encoding FAD-dependent oxidoreductase, with the protein product MSNSAETTSKRPLRVAIVGAGPAGVYAADILTKSNEVKDGDVEVSIDLFEAYPAPYGLIRYGVAPDHPRIKGIVNALHKVLDRGDIRFLGNVTYGRDLTLHDFRAFYDAVIFSTGAIKDAELNIPGIELEGSFGGADFVSWYDGHPDVPREWPLDAKEVAVIGNGNVALDVARMLSKHADDLLVTEIPDNVYAALKASPVTDVHVFGRRGPAQIKFTPLELRELSHSNDVDIVLYPEDFEFDEASDEAIRSNNQIKTMVNTLTNWLVEEHAEAEQPSSRRLHLHFLHSPVEIVSEDGSGKVSSIKFERMQLDGTGNVKGTGEFVDYPIQAVYRAIGYHGSPLDELEYDARRGVIPNDGGRVLGADGKPVPGIYATGWIKRGPVGLIGHTKGDALETIGCLLEDRLTLPPAENPDPQAIINLLEERGIEYTTWEGWNKLDAHEVALGAAWTAENPDAGVVRERIKVVPREDMIEISRG
- the rarD gene encoding EamA family transporter RarD; its protein translation is MVFGIGAYGLWGLLPLYFLVLQPASAVEIVANRVVWSLIFCALLITITRTWRLLGNAFRDRTVLGPLAVAAGLIAINWLTYTFGVTTGHAVEASLGYFINPLVSVLLGVFVLKEKLRPLQWAAVGIGFIAVGVLTVSYGKLPWIALVLAFSFGLYGFVKKRVGPKVNAITSLTVETVVLAPIAGATMIVLGLTGAGTLGSNGPGHFWLLAASGIITAVPLLFFGASARRLPMTTIGLLQYFAPVLQFIVALAVFHEAMTPDRWVGFGIVWLALLLLTLDMLRTARKNSVIRKSARLSGA
- the gabT gene encoding 4-aminobutyrate--2-oxoglutarate transaminase, producing MTATAHEITYRLDQKRSINGAFPGPRSQALNERRAAVVAAGVSSGVPVYVEDADGGIIRDVDGNSFIDLGSGIAVTSVGASDPAVVAAVQDAAAHFTHTCFMVTPYEGYVAVAEQLNRLTPGDHEKRTVLFNSGAEAVENAVKVARLATGRDAVVAFDHAYHGRTNLTMALTAKAMPYKTNFGPFAPEVYRMPMSYPFREENPEITGAEAAKRAITMIEKQIGGDQVAAIIIEPIQGEGGFIVPAEGFLPALSAWAKDKGIVFIADEVQSGFCRTGEWFAVNHEGVVPDIITMAKGIAGGLPLSAITGRADLLDAVHPGGLGGTYGGNPVACAAALAAIGTMEQHDLNARARHIEEIALGRLRELAAEVPAIGDVRGRGAMLAIELVQAGSKEPNAELTKAVAAACLQEGVIILTCGTYGNVIRLLPPLVISDELLLDGLEVLAAAIKANA
- a CDS encoding gamma-aminobutyraldehyde dehydrogenase — encoded protein: MVQTLQNFINGEFVTPAGTELLDIVNPTNGEIVAHAPISTAADVDAAMNAAKEAFKSWKHVTPGQRQLMLLKLADAIEANSDELVEAQHRNTGQVRALIASEEVAAGADQLRFFAGAARIMEGKSAGEYFEGHTSYVRREPIGVVAQVAPWNYPFLMGIWKIGPALAAGNTVVLKPSDTTPESTLVLARLAGEIFPAGVLNVVLGNAATGSMMVEHKVPGLVSITGSVRAGIAVASGAAKGLKRAHLELGGKAPAIVFKDADIKKSAAAIAEFAFFNAGQDCTAITRVLIEDSIHDDVVAAMVEHTKTLHTGSQNDEENYFGPLNNVNHFNAVNSVVEHLPANCKIETGGHRAGDKGFFFEPTIITGAKQSDDVVQKETFGPVITVQKFTTEAEALELANDVEYALASSVWTTDHGTAMRMSRDLDFGAVWINTHILLTAEMPHGGFKQSGYGKDLSMYGVEDYTRIKHVMSALDA
- a CDS encoding PucR family transcriptional regulator, whose amino-acid sequence is MAMSLAALVAVPSLRLRKAGLAETTWNEDIRWVAVTEQEDPQRFLNGGELILTTGLRLSGAAEQRRFVRQVQRAGAVGIGFGTGLTHESVPPALIAEANRWGLPLVEVPYETPFIAIGKLVADSQSADHYSKLERLIAGHQILARALLTGGGLGELLKQLGSMLRTDIALTQFSAQLYNSVAGNPAPTADDWASFPIPTGRRDACTLWIKQPFGDTGIVSYAQNLISVELNNMVKQRQSQRALAGQVLDDVIHGTLDTVEGARRLAGVGINSTRKNVVLLVVSAAHHKQLGSTSLPQSLDGGVTAVVGKDLVTVVPDDGSSASALAKDLSDHLLEAGIHAAIGIGGAYTKPNGVRWSYFEARDAVAHGLPVNEPERLSLTSLLLASEDVPLADMASEALTPLRKFDAAHGSELVPTLESYLNHNGSVAAVAEALTLHRNTVRYRLAQITDLTGYDPAQTPDRVQLWLALAVQRLGSRNPR
- a CDS encoding L,D-transpeptidase family protein: MPATTAPTAPSSVPAPAPTRDVAPGAPPNLAATAVDIVPTGAIAAKWQLLGGAGGPLGAATADQSCDQNLLCVQVFTGGSIYSTPLTGANAVLLTAGKTGPRWHESGQLSAFGYPLGEEKCDSNGCYQKFSSGLDITWSALGGPQTVWTKGGIGDAFFRLYGGYAQAGYPTSPELCDLVNSGCQQSFGNLRILWSSASGASGVWTPGAIGAAFAAAGAESGWLGYPTTRETCGLKANGCYQMYQHGAIIWSPASGARTSHGGIRSAWASAGFENGRFGYPVSDEICGQPASGCLQQFQGGTIYWSPQTGANGVNGGIRSQYDNMGGLTGGYLGYPLEGEVCGQRGGGCYQWFQGGLIFWSPVTGAQPIRGGMKAKYEQMGWHLGYLGYPATPETCINGECVQAFQGGYLTWTPAGARDYRHSECTGLNDGRVKYPSGDANHVTLVYTAAYGQSYAGVAYCKRVAGTYVTEWTTNGFVGASGFKPPGVASGPTRYNYSPTGWFSVTEAFGLGNPGTALPYRMLNPRSRWGGNPWTDTYNTYFESSSWVGYDENMWYFATRPQHDYRQGAVLNYNRPPDSPITQDAGFAIFLHENKVPTAGCISLDDWAVVDFLQKSTPGDRIIMGVAADIFR